The DNA segment TCTCGCGTACGGCCCGCAGGTCGACGTCGTCGTACGTCCGATAGCCGTTGGCCGACCGGCGGGACGCCAGCAGACCCTGCTCGTCGTAGTAACGCAGCATGCGCGTACTCACGCCGGCGCGCTCCGCCAGCTCTCCGATCAGCACCTCGGCCTCCGCACTCTCCGAACGATCCACGCACAGCGGACGTTAAACGTTGACAACGGTGTCAAAGCTAGGCCCCGGAAAGGACAGCGGACCGGTCGGCTGCAAAAATCGGACGTCTTGACAGTCGACATCTCCGTCGGCGACCGAGGCTGTGACAGGTGTAACCCAACCATCGGCCCCGGTGTGTCGTCTGAGAGACCGTGACCATGCCGGCTGCCACCATGGACCTACCGCTAGGGGGAGGCTTGGTGCGTGCGCACGAGACAGCCGTGCGCGAGCTGTACGAGGCGGAGTACGGCCGGTTGGCGGGATGGTCCAACAAGCTGGTCAACGACAGCGAGCTGGCACACGACATCACCACCGAGTGCTTCGTCCGGTTGATGGCGCGCTGGACCAGGGTGACCCAGCCGCGGCCGTGGCTCTACATGACCGCGACCAACCTGATCCGCGACCACTGGCGCAAGCAGCAGCGCGAGCGCAAGGCGCTGGTGCGGCTGGCCGAGCCGCCGCAGACCGAGCCCGCGCCCGACCCGACCATCCGTGACCTGGTCGAACAGTTGCCGGAGCGGATGCGTACGGTCGTCCTGCTGCATTACTACGCCGACCTGCCAGTCCACGAGATCGCCAACGTCATCGGCAAGGCCGAGGGAACGGTGAAAAGGGCACTGTTCGACGCGCGGCAGAAGCTCTCCGAAGCGCTGACCGCCGACGACGTGCCGCACAGCCAGGAGAAAACCCGATGAGCGACCCACTGGATCGCATCTTCTCCCGACCGGAGCCGTTAGCTCCGCCACAGGGTCATTTCGACACGATCAGCCGCCGCGCCAAGGGCCGCAAGATGCGCCAGGCCGGCGTCGTCTGCGCCGCGTTCGTGCTGGTCGCCGGCGTCGGTACGGCCGGCGCCGCCGTCCTGCACAACCGCGCCAACAGCGGCGACGCGACCGCACTGGCGACCAACCCGTCCTCGCCGCGGCCGCAGACCTTCTCCGAGAAAAGCGCCACGCCGCGGGCCACCGACTCCGGCCTGCAGAAACCGGTGGGCTCGGCCAAGCTGCCGACCGGCTTCAAGCCGTATTCGGTGACCACCGTCGCCGCCACGACGTACGTGCTCGGCGACAGCACCAACTGCGGCGGCAAGAAATGCACGGTCATGGTGCGCAAGGAAGGCCCCGGCCAGCCGTGGCGTACGGTGCCCGGACCGCAGGCCCCCACCGCGGCGGCGACCGCCGCGCCGGAGCAGACCGAGCAGGACACCGTGCGCGAGGTCCGGTTCGCCACGCAGCTACACGGTTTCGCGTACGGCGGCGGCCTCTACTCGACGCACAACGGCGGCGCCTCCTGGCACAAGCAGCCGGTCGGCGGCACCGTCCTCGACCTGGCCATCAAGGACGGCACCGCGTACGCGCTGGTCGGCCAGTGCGACAGCGGCACCTGCTCACAGGTCGCGATGTGGAGCTCGGCGACCAGGCAGGACGACTGGCAACAGGTGAGCGGGGTGCCGGCCGGCTCCGGCAGCGGCGAGCTGTCGTTCGGACGGGGCGGCGTCGCGCTCGTCGGCAAGCAGGTGTACGCGTTCCGCGACGGCGCCTGGAAGGCGGCGGCCGCGCCGTGTGACAGCGACCAGCCGCGGTCGATCGCGGCGAGCGCGGCCGCCAGCCGGCTCTTCGCGATCTGTCCGAGCGGCGACGCCGGCGCCGGCAACGCGTCCTACACGACGGTCTACTCCGACGACAGCGGGCGCAGCTGGCAACAACAGAAAGCCTCCGCGCTGCGGCTGTCCAACGCGCCGCAGACGACCTTCACCTCGGCCAGCTCCACCGTGCTGCTGGTCGGCGACGCGGACCCGTCGATCGGCGAGCCGCGGCTGCAGGTCAGCCGGGACGGCGGCGACACCTTCCATACGGTCGCCGGCGGACTGCCGGACCGCACGGGTGGCTGGCGCTATGTCGGCGCGATCGACGCGCAGTCGCTGGTGGCGCTGCCGGCGCAGGCCGACGGCAACCTGTTCACCAGCTCCGACGCCGGTGAGGACTGGTCGGCGACCGACCTGAGCGGGCCTTAGACCGCAAAGACGCGCGCGTGGATGGACGTACGCTGTTGCAGCGCGGCGCGCAGCGCGCGATGCAGGCCGTCCTCCAGGTAGAGCGTGCCCTGGAAGTCGACGACGTGCGGGAACAGGTCGCCATAGAAGGTGGAGTCCTCGGCCAGCAGCCGGTCGAGGGCCAGCTCGCGCTTGGTGGTGACCAGCTGGTCCAGCCGGATCGGCCGCGGCGGGATGTCAGCCCACTGCCGTGCGGTCAGACCGTGGTCCGGATACGGCCGGCCGTCGCTCACCGCCTTGAAGATCACGACTGCTCCCTCCATCGCGACCACCCGACGCGACTTCACTCACCCTAGACGAGGCGGCCCCTGGCGCGTGCGGCAGTAGCTGCGTCGATCGTGCCGCGGTTTGGTCAGCCTCCTGCCAGCTCGGCCGGCTCGGCCGGCGCGGCGGTTTCGGCGTGGTACGTGCGGATGGCCGGTACGAAAAGCGCCACCAGCAACACGACGACAACGCACGCGACACCACCCCAGACCCAGGACGCGGTGGCACCGATGCCGGCGGCGGTGACGCCGGCGCGTACGTCCCCCAGCCGCGGACCGCCCGCCACCACCACGGTGAACACACCCTGCATCCGGCCGCGCATCTCGTCCGGCGCGTAGATCTGCAGGATCGTCTGCCGATACACGCCGGACACCAGGTCGGCGGCACCGGCGACGGCCAGGAACGCGACGGCCAGCCAGAGCTGTCCGGCCAGGCCGGCCAGCGCCACCGCCACACCCCACGCGACGACCGCACCGATCAGCGCGACCCCCTGCCGCCGGATCCGGCCGATCCAGCCGGACACCAGGCCGCCGGCCACCGAGCCGATCGCGATCGCCGCGAACAACCAGCCGACCGCCTGGTCCCCGCCGAACCGTTCGGCGCCGATCTCCGGGAACAGCGCCCGCGGCATCGCCAGCACCATCGCCACGATGTCGACGCCGAAGGACGCCAGCAGCACCGGGCGGGTGGCGATGAACGCCAGGCCCTCCAGCACCGAGCGCAGGCCGGGCGGCGACTTCGGGCCGGACGGCGGCATCGCCGGCAGCCGGATCGCCGCGTACAGGGCAAAGGTGTAGAGCGCGGCGTCGGCGGCGTAGACGATCGCGTACGAGCCGTGCGAGATGAGTACGCCGGCCAGCAGCGGTCCGGCGATCGTGCCGACATTGGAGAAGGTGAAGTTGAGCGTGTTGGCGGCCGGCACCAGATCGAGCGGCAGCAGCCGCGGGATGACCGCCGAACGGGTCGGCGAGGTGACCGCGAAGGCGGCGGACTGGACGGCCACCAGCGCGAAAATCAGCCAGATGCTGCGCAGGCCGAGCAGCGCCTGGACGAGCAGACCCCAGGTGGCGAGCCAAAGTACGGCCGAGGAGACCAGCAGCACGACGCGCCGGTCGACCGCGTCGGAGATCGCGCCGCCGAGCAGGCCGAAGACGATCAGCGGCACCAGCGCCGCGGCGCCGAGCACGCCGACCCACAGCGACGAGCCGCCGATCGCGAACACCTGCACCGGAACGGCCACCGCGGTCAGCTGGAAACCGATGAACGACACCGCGTTTCCGGCCCACAACCGGCGAAAGTCCGGATATGCCAGCGGTTTGGTGTCGATCGCGGCCGACCGTACGCGCGACAACACATTCACGATGACATCACGGGGACAGCCGCTCCACGATCCATTCCGTGCCGTCACGGCGAAAACGCAGCCGGTCGTGTAGCCGGTCCGGCCGGCCCTGCCAGAACTCGACGGTGGCCGGCCGCACGCGCAGGCCGCCCCAGTGCGGCGGCCGCGGCACCGTCTCCGGATAGCGCGCGGTCAGCTCGGCACGCGCGTTTTCCAGCACCGCACGGGACGGGATGACGGCGGACTGCTCGCTGGCCCACGCGCCGATCCGCGAACCGTAGGGCCGGCTGGCGAAATACTCGTCGGAGGTCACGTCCTCGACCCGCTCCACCGCTCCGGTCACGATCACCTGACGTTCCAAGGCGTACCACGGAAACAACAGGCTGGCGTGCGGATTGTCGGCCGACTCACGTCCTTTCCTGGACGTGTAGTTGGTGTAGAGGACGAAACCGCGTTCGTCGACGCCCTTGCACAGCACGGTCCGGCTGCTCGGCCTGGCAGCGCTGTCAGCCGTGCCGAAGACCATCGCGTTGGGCTCGATCACCCCGGCCGCGTACGCCTGGTCGTACCAACGACGAAACTGGTCGAGCCAGTTGCCGGCCAGTTCGTCCTCGGTCAGGCCGGCCAGTGTGTACGTGCGGCGCATCTCGGCCAGATGCTCGGCGGGATCAGTCACGATCTCCATCCTTGCTCGCCTCCGCTGGCCGGATCTGGCCGGGTGGGTCACATTTGTGGTGTGCCGATGGATCTCTCGCTGGACAACATCGCCGACGCGGCGCACGCCGTCGACCCGGTTTTCCTGAACACGCCGCAGTTCTTCGACCCGGCGTTGACCAAACACTTCGGCCGGCAGGTGCTGGTGAAGGTCGAGACGCTCAATCCACTGCGTTCCTTCAAAGGCCGCGGCGCCGACTACTTCGTCCGTACGCTGCGGCCCGGCCACGAGGTGGTGTGCGGCTCCGCCGGCAACTTCGGCCAGGCGATCGCCTACACCGCCGGCCGGCGCGGCCTGCCGGTGCTGGTTTTCGCGGCGGAGACGGCGAATCCGGCGAAGGTCGAGCGGATGCGCGAGCTCGGCGCGGAGGTCGTCCTGCACGGCGCGGACTTCGACGAGGCGAAGGCCGCCGGCCGGACGTACGCGGAAAAACGCGGCCAGATCTTCGTCGAGGACGGCCACGAGCCGCTGATCAGCGAGGGCGCCGGCACGATCGGCCTGGAGCTGACCGGCGCCGGCGGTGACACCCTGGACACGCTGCTCGTACCGGTCGGCAACGGCGCGCTGATCAGCGGCGTCGCGCGCTGGCTCAAGGCGAGGTCGCCGCGGACCAGGGTCGTCGGCGTGTGCCCGGCCGGCGCGCCGTCGATGGAGCGCAGCTGGCGGTCCGGCACCGCGGTGGCGACCGAGCGGATCGACACCATCGCCGACGGATTGGCCGTACGCGTGCCGGTGCCGGCGGCGGTCGACTGGATGCGGTCGTACGTCGATGACATGCTGCTGGTCGACGATGAGGCGATCTACGCGGCGCTGCTCGTGCTGCGCGACTGCACCGGGCTCATCGCCGAGCCGTCCGCGGTCGCCGGCCTGGCCGCGCTGGCCACGCACGAGATCGCCGGCGAGAAGGTCGGGACGATCCTCACCGGCGCCAACTTCGGCCCCGACCTGCTGCGGCGGCTGACCAGTCGCATCCCGTAGGGGGCGGCGGCATGATGTATCAACCACATCCCTGACGAGCGGAGCGCGCCGACGATGCCGAACGACTTCAAACCGGGGCTGGAAGGTGTGAAGGCCTTCGAAACGCAGATCGCCGAGCCGGACAAGGACGGCGGCGCGCTGCGCTATCGAGGTGTCGACATCGAGGACCTGGTCGGCCACATCTCGTTCGGCAACGTGTGGGCCCTGCTGGTGGACGGCCGGTTCGGGCCGGGACTGCCGCCGGCCGAGCCGTTCCCGATCCCGGTGCACTCCGGCGACATCCGGGTCGACGTGCAGTCGGCGGTCGCGATGCTCGCACCGTACTGGGGCCTCGGCCAGCTCCTGGACATCTCCGACGAGCAGGCCCGCGACGACCTCGCGCGGATCTCGGTGACGACGCTGTCGTTCGTGGCGCAGTCGGCGCGTGGCATCGGCCTGCCCGCGGTGCCGCAGAAGGAGATCGACAAGGCCAGCACGATCGTCGAGCGGTTCATGATCCGCTGGCGCGGCGAGCCGGACCCGGCGCACGTGAAGGCGGTCGACGCGTACTTCACCTCCGCCGCCGAGCACGGCATGAACGCGTCGACGTTCACCGCGCGCGTGGTGGCCTCGACCGGCGCCGACGCGGCCGCGTCGATCTCGTCGGCGATCGGCGCGCTCTCCGGTCCGTTGCACGGCGGCGCACCGTCGCGCGTGCTCAAGATGCTCGACGAGGTGGAGAAGTCCGGCGACGCCGAGGCGTGGGTCAGGCAGGCGCTGGACTCCGGACAGCGGCTGATGGGTTTCGGCCACCGCGTCTATCGCGCCGAGGACCCCCGCGCTCGGGTGCTGCGGCGCACGGCCCGTGAGCTCGGGTCGCCGCGCTTCGAGGTCGCGGAGGCGTTGGAGAAGGCCGCGGTCGCGGAGCTGACCGCGCGCAAGCCGGACCGGCCGTTGCGTACCAACGTGGAGTTCTGGTCGGCGGTGGTGCTCGACTTCGCGGCGGTGCCGGCGCACATGTTCACGTCGATGTTCACCTGTGCGCGTACGGCCGGCTGGAGTGCGCACGTCATGGAGCAGAAGCGCCTGGGCAAGCTCATCCGCCCGTCCGCCGACTACCTGGGCCCCGGCCCCCGCAAGCCCTCCGAGGTCGACGGCTGGGCCTCCATCTCCCCCATCTAGATCTCCCCGATCTAGATGCACGCATGGCCCCCATGCGTGCATCCAACGCACGCATGGGGGCCATGCGACCAGACCGCGTGGTGGGGGTCACGTGGGGCATGTGTCGAGCGGAAAAGGTGGCGGTGGGAGGATCAGGACGGCAAAGGACCGCCTGAGCGTGAGAGGTACGCGTCGTGACTGACACGATCCAGATCCCTGCTGACCTGCTGCCCGTGGACGGACGCTTCGGCTGCGGGCCGTCCAAGGTGCGGCCGGAGGCGGTGGAGGCGCTGGCCAAGGTGGCGTCCTCCTACCTCGGCACCTCGCACCGCCAGCGCGGCGTGAAAGACCAGGTCAAGAGGGTACGCGACGGCGTACGCCAGCTGTTCAGCGTGCCGGAGGGCTATGAGGTGGTGCTCGGCAACGGCGGCACCACGGCGTTCTGGGACGCGGCGACCTTCGGGCTGATCCGCGACCGCGCGCAGTTCCTCAGCTTCGGCGAGTTCGGCGGCAAGTTCGCCACCGCCGCGAAGACGGCTCCGCACCTCGGCGAGCCGACGATCGTGAAGTCCGAGCCGGGTGACGCGCCGCGGTTCCAGCTCGAGGACGGCATCGACGTGTACGCGACGCCGCACAACGAGACCTCCACCGGTGTCGCCATCCAGATCAAGCGCGTCGACAACACCGACGCGCTGATGCTGCACGACGCCACCTCGGCGGCCGGCGGCCTGCCGGTGGACATCACGCAGTCGGACGCGTACTACTTCGCGCCGCAGAAGAACTTCGCCTCCGACGGCGGCCTGTGGATCGCGATCCTCAGCCCGGCGGCGCTGCGCCGGATCGCCGAGATCAAGGAGTCCGGTCGCTGGCAGCCGGCCTTCCTCGACCTGGCGACCGCGCTGGACAACTCGGTCAAGGAGCAGACCTACAACACGCCGGCGCTGGCGACGCTGTTCCTGATGGCCGAGCAGACCGACTGGATCCTCGGCAACGGCGGCCTCACCTGGGCCGTGTCGCGCACGTCCGAGTCGGCCGACACGCTTTACGCCTGGGCGGAGAAGTCGTCCTTCGCGCGTCCGTTCGTCACCGACCCGGCCAAGCGCTCCGCGGTCGTCGGCACGATCGACTTCGACGACGCGGTGGATGCCGCCAAGGTCGCGAAAACCCTGCGTGCCAACGGAATCCTGGACACCGAGCCGTATCGTAAGCTCGGCCGCAACCAGCTGCGGATCGCGATGTTCCCGGCGGTCGACCCGGCCGACGTGCGGCGGCTGACCGCCAGCATCGATTACGTGGTCGAAAAACTCGGCTGACGCGCGGCGCGGCATGGCCGGCGTTTCGCCGCGCAGCACGTACGGTGGAATAGCCAGCCATGGACGAGCTCCCGGGAGGTAGCTGATGCGGCCGGTCCGGTTCGTCGCCCTCGCGGAGGACGGCCGGTCACTCGTACTCAAGGACGAGTCTGGCCGCATGCTGTCGCTGGCCATTGACGAGCGGGTGCTGGCCGCCGTCAAGTCGGACCGGGTCGGGGTGGCCGGCCAGTTGGCGATGGAAGTGGAGAGTGCCTTGACACCTCGGGACATCCAGGCACGGATCCGCTCCGGCCAGTCCGCCGAAGAGGTGGCCAAGGCCGCCAACGCGCCACTGGAGAAGATCCTCCGGTTCGCCGGTCCGGTGCTGCAGGAGCGCGCGATGATCGCCGACCACGCACGGCGGACGCGGCTGCGCACCTCCGAGTCCGGCTCGTCGCTGTCCGAGGTGGTGGACGTACGCCTCGCCGGCCACGGTGTCGACCCGGACGTCGTGGAGTGGGACGCCTACCGGCGCGAGACCGGCACCTGGAGGGTGGTGGCCAGCTGGCCGTCCGGCAAGGCCACCGCGTACGCGGCGTGGGACATGGACGCGGCCCGCAGCGTGGTCAGCCCGACCGACCAGATGGCCTCCTACCTGTCGGTGGAGAAGCCGCCGGAGATCCTCGTACACGACGAGATCGCCGCCGAGCTCGACCTGGAGAACGCCGACACCCAGGAGCTGCCGCGGATGTCGCCGATCTCGGTGCTGCGGCCCCGCCAGGCCGAGCCGGCGCCAGAGCCCGAGCCGGAGCCGGAGCCAGAGCCAGAGCCGGTCGCGAAGCCAACGCCGCCGCCGTTACCACCGGCACCGCCGGCGCAGCCGGCCCGGCGCAAGCAGCCGGTCGCCGAGCGGCTGCCAGTCGTCGAGCCGGAGCCCGAGCCAGAGCCCGAACCCCAGCCGGAGCCGCAGCGCGCTCAGGCCGGCGGCCGTGGCAAGCGCGGCAAGCCGGACCTGCCCGGCTGGGACGACATCCTGTTCGGCGCGCGTCCCAACCGGGGCTGATGAGCTAAGGCGCGGCGGTCATCAGGTCGACCGCGCTGTGCTGGCGGGCGCCGTCGCTGGAGTCGTACGGAC comes from the Fodinicola acaciae genome and includes:
- a CDS encoding RNA polymerase sigma factor, whose translation is MRAHETAVRELYEAEYGRLAGWSNKLVNDSELAHDITTECFVRLMARWTRVTQPRPWLYMTATNLIRDHWRKQQRERKALVRLAEPPQTEPAPDPTIRDLVEQLPERMRTVVLLHYYADLPVHEIANVIGKAEGTVKRALFDARQKLSEALTADDVPHSQEKTR
- a CDS encoding type II toxin-antitoxin system VapB family antitoxin, whose amino-acid sequence is MIFKAVSDGRPYPDHGLTARQWADIPPRPIRLDQLVTTKRELALDRLLAEDSTFYGDLFPHVVDFQGTLYLEDGLHRALRAALQQRTSIHARVFAV
- a CDS encoding MFS transporter — encoded protein: MSRVRSAAIDTKPLAYPDFRRLWAGNAVSFIGFQLTAVAVPVQVFAIGGSSLWVGVLGAAALVPLIVFGLLGGAISDAVDRRVVLLVSSAVLWLATWGLLVQALLGLRSIWLIFALVAVQSAAFAVTSPTRSAVIPRLLPLDLVPAANTLNFTFSNVGTIAGPLLAGVLISHGSYAIVYAADAALYTFALYAAIRLPAMPPSGPKSPPGLRSVLEGLAFIATRPVLLASFGVDIVAMVLAMPRALFPEIGAERFGGDQAVGWLFAAIAIGSVAGGLVSGWIGRIRRQGVALIGAVVAWGVAVALAGLAGQLWLAVAFLAVAGAADLVSGVYRQTILQIYAPDEMRGRMQGVFTVVVAGGPRLGDVRAGVTAAGIGATASWVWGGVACVVVVLLVALFVPAIRTYHAETAAPAEPAELAGG
- the pdxH gene encoding pyridoxamine 5'-phosphate oxidase; translation: MEIVTDPAEHLAEMRRTYTLAGLTEDELAGNWLDQFRRWYDQAYAAGVIEPNAMVFGTADSAARPSSRTVLCKGVDERGFVLYTNYTSRKGRESADNPHASLLFPWYALERQVIVTGAVERVEDVTSDEYFASRPYGSRIGAWASEQSAVIPSRAVLENARAELTARYPETVPRPPHWGGLRVRPATVEFWQGRPDRLHDRLRFRRDGTEWIVERLSP
- a CDS encoding threonine ammonia-lyase, with product MDLSLDNIADAAHAVDPVFLNTPQFFDPALTKHFGRQVLVKVETLNPLRSFKGRGADYFVRTLRPGHEVVCGSAGNFGQAIAYTAGRRGLPVLVFAAETANPAKVERMRELGAEVVLHGADFDEAKAAGRTYAEKRGQIFVEDGHEPLISEGAGTIGLELTGAGGDTLDTLLVPVGNGALISGVARWLKARSPRTRVVGVCPAGAPSMERSWRSGTAVATERIDTIADGLAVRVPVPAAVDWMRSYVDDMLLVDDEAIYAALLVLRDCTGLIAEPSAVAGLAALATHEIAGEKVGTILTGANFGPDLLRRLTSRIP
- a CDS encoding citrate synthase 2, with the translated sequence MPNDFKPGLEGVKAFETQIAEPDKDGGALRYRGVDIEDLVGHISFGNVWALLVDGRFGPGLPPAEPFPIPVHSGDIRVDVQSAVAMLAPYWGLGQLLDISDEQARDDLARISVTTLSFVAQSARGIGLPAVPQKEIDKASTIVERFMIRWRGEPDPAHVKAVDAYFTSAAEHGMNASTFTARVVASTGADAAASISSAIGALSGPLHGGAPSRVLKMLDEVEKSGDAEAWVRQALDSGQRLMGFGHRVYRAEDPRARVLRRTARELGSPRFEVAEALEKAAVAELTARKPDRPLRTNVEFWSAVVLDFAAVPAHMFTSMFTCARTAGWSAHVMEQKRLGKLIRPSADYLGPGPRKPSEVDGWASISPI
- the serC gene encoding phosphoserine transaminase, translated to MTDTIQIPADLLPVDGRFGCGPSKVRPEAVEALAKVASSYLGTSHRQRGVKDQVKRVRDGVRQLFSVPEGYEVVLGNGGTTAFWDAATFGLIRDRAQFLSFGEFGGKFATAAKTAPHLGEPTIVKSEPGDAPRFQLEDGIDVYATPHNETSTGVAIQIKRVDNTDALMLHDATSAAGGLPVDITQSDAYYFAPQKNFASDGGLWIAILSPAALRRIAEIKESGRWQPAFLDLATALDNSVKEQTYNTPALATLFLMAEQTDWILGNGGLTWAVSRTSESADTLYAWAEKSSFARPFVTDPAKRSAVVGTIDFDDAVDAAKVAKTLRANGILDTEPYRKLGRNQLRIAMFPAVDPADVRRLTASIDYVVEKLG
- the sepH gene encoding septation protein SepH encodes the protein MRPVRFVALAEDGRSLVLKDESGRMLSLAIDERVLAAVKSDRVGVAGQLAMEVESALTPRDIQARIRSGQSAEEVAKAANAPLEKILRFAGPVLQERAMIADHARRTRLRTSESGSSLSEVVDVRLAGHGVDPDVVEWDAYRRETGTWRVVASWPSGKATAYAAWDMDAARSVVSPTDQMASYLSVEKPPEILVHDEIAAELDLENADTQELPRMSPISVLRPRQAEPAPEPEPEPEPEPEPVAKPTPPPLPPAPPAQPARRKQPVAERLPVVEPEPEPEPEPQPEPQRAQAGGRGKRGKPDLPGWDDILFGARPNRG